The following is a genomic window from Acidimicrobiales bacterium.
GCCGCCGACCTCCTGGGAGATGGTTTTTACCTCGTTACGCAGGCGGTCTCGTTCCTCGGCCAGGGCCCGCTGGCCGGCATCCAACTCCACTGCCCGGTCCAGCCCGGCGGTTTCCTCGCCCCGGCGGGCGATGGCCGCCTTGACGGCGTCGGGGTCGCTGCGTAGTAGCCGGATGTCGATCACGGAACCGAACCTAGCGGGGCCGTACCACGGCTACTCGACCGGTTGGGGTCCCGCCGACCGCTCCTGCAGGTCGACGTGTCGGCCCTCGGCTGGTCGCATCTGTTGGTTCTCGCGGTGGTGGATCCGCGAGTACCCGATGAATTTCACCACGATGATTCCCCAAAGGTAGAAGCCCCCCAGCAGCTTCATGATGAGGCCGGCGGCCTGCTGGTCGGACTGGACGGTCACCCCCCAGAGCTCGAACCCGTCGTCGTAGTGCTTGTACACGGTTCCCTCGGCGAACGTCAGCCAGGCCGCCGGGATGGTGGGGATGACCGACATGAGGAACAGGTAGAGCATCTGGCCGGGAACCGAGATCCGCAGTTCCGGCAGCGGGGCCGCTACCGGGACCCACATCAGGAGGGCGGTGACGAACAGCGCCACGTGGACCGTGTAGTGGAAGGCCCCCGAGTCGAATGACCACTGGACCACGCCACTCCAGTGGGTGAGAGCCACCAGGCCGTTGAACAGCACCCCGGCCACCACCGGGTGGGCCATGCGGCGCAGCACCCGGGAGCCGGTTCCGCCCTCCAGCACGAGAAGACGGGCCAGCCAGGCCGGCATGGCCAGCAGGAAGAGCGGCGGCACGATGAACGTAATCACCAGGTGTTGGACCATGTGTACCGCGTAGAGGTGCTCCTCTGCGATGTCGTGGACCGGCCAGTCGGCCGAGGCCAGCAGCAGGATCGTGGCCACCACGAAGGCCCGGCGTTGGAAGGGTGTGGCTACGGGCTGCCCGGCCGGTACCACCCGGGGGCCGATGATCCGGCCAGCCCACCATCCGAGGGCCAGGATCGAGGCAACCAGCAACCAGACCTCGGGGTGGGCCTGCCACTGCCACGGATCGGTCGCCGCCACCATGGTCACCACCGGCCGGAACCCTGCCACCACCTCGACCCCGACGAACTGGTCGCCGCCACCGGGCGACGGGTCACATCAGCCCTTGTGCCAGAACTCGAAGACGGTAAGGAGAACGCCGTAGACGACCGTGGCCAGCACCAGGCCGGTCACGAAGAACTTGGTGAACAGCGGGCTGTCGAACCGCAGGTGCATGAACCAGGCGGCGACGTAGAAGAACTTGTAAACCATCATCACCATGAGCAGTGGGATCAGGACTTCACCGGGCATGTCGACGAAGTAGGTGCCAACTTCCAGCGCGGTGACGAACGCCAGGATGGCGGCGATCTGGATGTACTTGGCGTCCGAGGGGTGCTCGTGCCCCCCGTCGTGGCTGTCGACGTGCTCGGCGGCTGCGGTGCTCATGGTCAGGGCTCCCAGATCAGCTGGTGGGCGAGGGCACCAGGTAGATGACGGTGAAGATGAAGATCCACACCACGTCGACGAAGTGCCAGTACAGGCCGACGATCTCCACAGTCTCCGATCGTTCCCTGGTGAGCGTCCCACGGAGCGAGGAGATGAGCAGCGACATCAGCATGAGAATGCCCAGGCTCACGTGTACGCCGTGGAAGCCGGTCAGTGTGAAGAAGGCCGACGAGAACGGGCTGGTTGTGTAGCCCAGTCCCTCTCGCACGAAGGTCGTGAACTCGTAGACCTGTCCGCCGATGAACAGCGAGCCGAGCAGGGCGGTGGTTAGGAGCCAGACTCGGTTGTTCCGGATGTCGCCTCGTTGAAGGGCGGCCAGGGCCAGCACCATGGTCAAAGAGCTCATGAGCAACACGAAAGAGCTGACTGACGTGAACGGGATGTCGAAGATGTCGCCCGGAGCCGGACCGTCGCCGAACCGGCTCCGGTAGATCAGGTAGGTCGAGATCAGGCCGCCGAACAGCAGGCACTCTGAGCCCAGGAACACCCACATCAGCAGCTTGTTGTTGGACAGGCCGGTACCCGTTCCGTGGCCGTGCGACACGGCGGCGGTGTCAGCCAACGGGGGCCTCCTCAGCGGTCTCCTCAGCCGGTGTGGCCCCCGACCCGCCGTCGACAAGTTCGTCGCCGCCGTGGTCGTGGTGGTGGCCGTGGGGGCCGTCCGGGTCGTCGACTGGTTCAAAGCTCCAGCCGTAGATGGCCATCAGGATCAGCACGGCTCCTGGCACGCAAAGCCAAAGCGTGTATATGAGGCCGAGTCCCACGAAGGGCAGGCCAGCGGCCAGCACGACCGGCCAGTAGGAGGGTGAGGGAAGGTGGGTGTCGGTGGCCGACCCGTCTTGACAGACCTCCTCGGCGCTGGCCACCCGAACCACCTTGCCGTTTTCGTCTTCGCCGTACTTGCGGTGCCAGAACTCGTCCAGTGCCTCGACCTGGATGTCGTCGTCGAAGTTGTGGACCGGTGTCGGGTTCGGGGTGAACCACTCCAGGCTGCGGGCGTCCCATGGGTCCAGCCCGACCGGGGGCTCGTGCCTGGCCCGGCGGGCCGACATCACCACGTTGACGATGAACGCCAGAACCCCGAGGGCGATGATGAAGGCTCCAATGGTGGCAAACATGTTCCAGAACTCGAAGCCAAAGCCCGGGCTGTAGGAGTCGATACGGCGGGACATGCCCTGCAGCCCCAGGATGTGCATCGGGCCGAAGGTCATGTTGAAGCCAACGAGCATCAGCCAGAAGTTCCACTTACCGAGCTTGTCGCTGAGCAGGTGGCCGAAGACCTTGGGCCACCAGAAGTAGAAGCCGGCAAAGATGCCCAGGAGGGCACCGCCGAAGATCACGTAGTGGAAGTGGGCCACGATGTAGTAGGTGTCTGTCTGCTGGGTGTCGGCCGGGGCCAGTGAGTGGGTCACGCCGGACAGGCCGCCGATGGTGAACATCGAAACCACGCCGGAGGCGAAAAGCATCGGGGTGTTAAACCAGATCCGACCACCCCACAT
Proteins encoded in this region:
- a CDS encoding cytochrome c oxidase assembly protein produces the protein MVAATDPWQWQAHPEVWLLVASILALGWWAGRIIGPRVVPAGQPVATPFQRRAFVVATILLLASADWPVHDIAEEHLYAVHMVQHLVITFIVPPLFLLAMPAWLARLLVLEGGTGSRVLRRMAHPVVAGVLFNGLVALTHWSGVVQWSFDSGAFHYTVHVALFVTALLMWVPVAAPLPELRISVPGQMLYLFLMSVIPTIPAAWLTFAEGTVYKHYDDGFELWGVTVQSDQQAAGLIMKLLGGFYLWGIIVVKFIGYSRIHHRENQQMRPAEGRHVDLQERSAGPQPVE
- a CDS encoding heme-copper oxidase subunit III, whose translation is MADTAAVSHGHGTGTGLSNNKLLMWVFLGSECLLFGGLISTYLIYRSRFGDGPAPGDIFDIPFTSVSSFVLLMSSLTMVLALAALQRGDIRNNRVWLLTTALLGSLFIGGQVYEFTTFVREGLGYTTSPFSSAFFTLTGFHGVHVSLGILMLMSLLISSLRGTLTRERSETVEIVGLYWHFVDVVWIFIFTVIYLVPSPTS
- a CDS encoding cytochrome C oxidase subunit IV family protein, giving the protein MSTAAAEHVDSHDGGHEHPSDAKYIQIAAILAFVTALEVGTYFVDMPGEVLIPLLMVMMVYKFFYVAAWFMHLRFDSPLFTKFFVTGLVLATVVYGVLLTVFEFWHKG